The Pantoea phytobeneficialis genome has a segment encoding these proteins:
- the katG gene encoding catalase/peroxidase HPI — MSNSNETNPTAAKCPFHQGADLPAAGGGTNNRDWWPKQLRVDLLNQHSNRSNPLGEDFNYREAFSQLDYFALKADLKALLTDSQPWWPADWGNYAGLFIRMAWHSAGTYRMTDGRGGSGRGQQRFSPLNSWPDNVSLDKARRLLWPVKQKYGQKISWADLYILAGNVALENAGFRTFGFGAGREDVWEPDLDVNWGDEKTWLAHRHPEALAKNPLSATEMGLIYVNPEGPNASGDPASAAPAIRATFGNMGMDDEETVALIAGGHTLGKTHGAGAASHVGAEPEAAPLESQGFGWQSSYNSGVGADAITSGLEVVWTQTPTQWSNYFFENLFKYEWVKTHSPAGAIQYEAVDGPDIIPDPFDPAKKRKPTMLVTDLTLRFDPEFEKISRRFLNNPQAFNEAFARAWFKLTHRDMGPIARYLGPEVPKEALIWQDPLPNPSHNPTAADIDNLKTAIADSGLTVGELVAVAWASASTFRGGDKRGGANGARVALAPQNSWEVNAGIQPALAKLKAIQQASGKASLADVIVLAGVVGVEQAAQAANVAVKVPFTAGRVDATQEQTDVEAFALLEPGYDGFRNYQRAGTTQEAETQLIDKAQQLTLTAPEMTALIGGLRVLGANFDGSEHGVFTANKGVLSNDFFVNLLDMGTEWKAVDQAKGLYEGRDRSSGVAKYSATRADLVFGSNAILRALAEVYGSSDGREKFVHDFVAAWTKVMNLDRF, encoded by the coding sequence ATGAGCAATTCAAACGAAACAAACCCGACAGCAGCCAAATGCCCCTTTCATCAGGGTGCAGACCTGCCTGCTGCGGGGGGCGGAACCAACAACCGTGACTGGTGGCCCAAGCAGTTGCGTGTCGATTTACTGAATCAGCATTCCAATCGTTCGAATCCCCTCGGTGAAGACTTCAACTATCGTGAAGCCTTTAGCCAGCTTGACTATTTTGCCCTGAAAGCCGATCTGAAAGCGCTGCTCACCGACTCTCAACCCTGGTGGCCTGCCGACTGGGGTAACTATGCCGGTTTGTTTATTCGTATGGCCTGGCATAGCGCGGGGACTTACCGTATGACCGACGGGCGCGGTGGTTCCGGTCGCGGTCAGCAGCGCTTTTCGCCGCTGAACTCCTGGCCGGATAACGTCAGCCTGGATAAAGCGCGCCGCCTGCTGTGGCCGGTAAAACAAAAATATGGTCAGAAAATTTCCTGGGCTGACCTCTATATCCTCGCCGGTAACGTGGCGCTGGAAAATGCGGGTTTCCGCACTTTCGGTTTCGGTGCCGGACGTGAAGATGTCTGGGAACCGGATCTGGATGTGAACTGGGGCGATGAAAAAACCTGGCTGGCCCACCGCCATCCAGAAGCGCTGGCAAAAAATCCCCTCTCTGCCACCGAAATGGGTCTGATTTACGTCAACCCGGAAGGTCCGAACGCCAGTGGCGATCCGGCCTCGGCGGCCCCGGCTATCCGTGCCACCTTCGGCAATATGGGTATGGATGATGAAGAAACCGTGGCGTTGATCGCCGGTGGTCATACGCTGGGCAAAACCCACGGTGCTGGTGCTGCCAGCCATGTCGGTGCTGAGCCGGAAGCGGCTCCGCTGGAATCTCAGGGTTTTGGCTGGCAAAGCAGCTACAACAGCGGTGTCGGTGCGGATGCCATCACCTCGGGCCTTGAAGTGGTCTGGACGCAAACGCCGACCCAGTGGAGCAACTACTTCTTCGAGAACCTGTTCAAATATGAGTGGGTGAAAACCCATAGCCCGGCGGGGGCGATTCAGTACGAAGCCGTGGATGGACCGGATATCATTCCAGATCCCTTTGACCCGGCGAAAAAACGTAAGCCGACCATGTTGGTGACTGACCTGACGCTGCGTTTTGATCCGGAGTTCGAGAAAATCTCGCGTCGTTTCCTGAACAATCCGCAGGCATTTAACGAAGCCTTTGCCCGTGCGTGGTTCAAACTGACTCACCGCGATATGGGGCCGATTGCACGTTACTTAGGCCCGGAAGTGCCGAAAGAAGCACTGATCTGGCAAGATCCGCTGCCGAACCCGTCACACAATCCAACCGCAGCCGATATCGACAACCTGAAAACGGCGATTGCCGATTCCGGTCTGACCGTAGGTGAGCTGGTTGCGGTGGCCTGGGCTTCCGCTTCGACTTTCCGAGGTGGTGACAAACGTGGTGGTGCCAATGGCGCACGCGTGGCTCTGGCACCACAGAACAGCTGGGAAGTGAATGCCGGTATCCAGCCTGCGCTGGCGAAACTGAAAGCAATCCAACAGGCCTCCGGTAAAGCATCGCTGGCGGATGTGATTGTGCTGGCCGGTGTGGTCGGTGTTGAGCAGGCGGCGCAAGCGGCGAATGTTGCGGTTAAGGTGCCGTTCACTGCCGGTCGTGTCGATGCCACCCAGGAGCAGACGGATGTCGAGGCATTTGCCCTGCTGGAACCGGGTTACGATGGTTTCCGTAATTATCAGCGTGCAGGCACTACGCAAGAGGCGGAAACGCAACTGATTGATAAAGCGCAACAACTGACCCTGACCGCACCGGAAATGACGGCACTGATAGGTGGCTTACGTGTGCTGGGTGCCAACTTTGATGGTAGCGAACACGGCGTGTTTACCGCCAACAAAGGCGTGTTGAGCAATGACTTCTTTGTCAATCTGCTCGACATGGGCACCGAATGGAAAGCGGTAGATCAGGCGAAAGGTCTGTACGAAGGGCGTGACCGTAGCAGCGGCGTCGCCAAATACAGCGCCACCCGTGCTGACCTGGTGTTTGGTTCTAACGCGATTCTGCGCGCGCTGGCGGAAGTGTATGGCAGCAGCGATGGCCGCGAGAAGTTTGTGCATGACTTTGTGGCTGCCTGGACCAAAGTGATGAACCTTGATCGTTTCTGA
- a CDS encoding ArsC family reductase — MFQLYGIKNCDTIKKARRYLEASGIDYRFHDYRVDGVDDALLQSFIDTLGYEPLLNTRGTTWRKLPEAEREAVQDADSAKALMLAQPAIIKRPVLAAANGDLLVGFNESLYHAFIQEKS; from the coding sequence ATGTTCCAGCTCTACGGCATTAAAAATTGTGACACCATTAAAAAAGCCCGCCGATATTTAGAGGCTTCTGGCATTGATTATCGCTTCCATGATTATCGGGTAGATGGCGTGGACGATGCGCTGTTGCAGTCGTTTATTGACACGCTGGGTTATGAGCCGTTGCTCAATACCCGTGGCACCACCTGGCGCAAACTGCCAGAAGCAGAACGCGAAGCGGTACAGGATGCTGACAGCGCCAAAGCCCTGATGCTGGCGCAACCTGCCATCATCAAGCGCCCGGTGCTGGCGGCGGCCAATGGCGACCTGCTGGTGGGCTTTAATGAATCCCTTTATCACGCGTTTATCCAGGAGAAGTCATAA
- the dapE gene encoding succinyl-diaminopimelate desuccinylase: MFCPVIELAQQLIRRPSLSPDDAGCQALLIARLEAIGFQVEPMHIGDTLNFWATRGEGETLAFAGHTDVVPPGDANRWINPPFEPTIRDGMLFGRGAADMKGSLAAMVVAAERFVAAHPNHKGRLAFLITSDEEASAVNGTVKVVERLMARNERMDYCLVGEPSSTEVVGDVVKNGRRGSITANLTIHGVQGHVAYPHLADNPVHRAMPALNELVATEWDQGNEFFPPTSMQIANVKAGTGSNNVIPGEFFVQFNFRFSTELTDQMIRERVAALLDRHQLRYTLEWNLSGQPFLTSRGKLVDAVVNAVAHYNEIKPQLLTTGGTSDGRFIARMGAQVVELGPVNATIHKINECVKASDLQMLSRMYQRIMEQLIA, from the coding sequence ATGTTTTGTCCGGTTATTGAGCTGGCTCAGCAGCTGATTCGCCGCCCTTCCCTCAGCCCGGATGATGCGGGTTGTCAGGCGCTGCTGATTGCCCGACTGGAGGCGATTGGCTTCCAGGTGGAGCCAATGCACATTGGCGATACCCTTAACTTCTGGGCAACGCGTGGTGAGGGTGAAACCCTGGCATTTGCCGGTCATACCGATGTGGTGCCGCCCGGTGATGCTAACCGCTGGATTAACCCCCCGTTTGAACCCACCATTCGTGACGGCATGTTGTTTGGTCGCGGTGCCGCCGATATGAAAGGATCGCTGGCGGCGATGGTGGTGGCGGCAGAACGCTTTGTTGCGGCCCATCCCAATCATAAGGGGCGTCTGGCCTTTTTGATCACCTCCGATGAAGAAGCCAGCGCCGTTAACGGCACGGTGAAGGTGGTTGAACGCCTGATGGCGCGCAATGAACGCATGGACTACTGCCTGGTGGGTGAGCCATCCAGCACCGAAGTGGTCGGCGATGTGGTGAAAAATGGCCGTCGCGGCTCCATCACCGCCAATCTGACCATTCACGGCGTGCAGGGGCATGTGGCTTACCCGCATCTGGCGGATAACCCGGTGCATCGCGCCATGCCTGCGTTAAATGAACTGGTGGCCACCGAGTGGGATCAGGGGAATGAATTCTTCCCACCAACCAGCATGCAGATTGCCAACGTCAAGGCAGGCACTGGCAGCAACAACGTGATTCCTGGCGAATTTTTCGTTCAGTTCAACTTTCGCTTCAGTACCGAACTGACCGACCAGATGATCCGTGAGCGTGTTGCCGCTCTGCTGGATCGCCACCAGTTACGCTACACGCTGGAGTGGAATCTTTCCGGCCAGCCGTTCCTGACATCACGCGGCAAGCTGGTGGATGCCGTGGTGAACGCGGTGGCACACTATAATGAAATCAAGCCGCAGTTACTGACCACCGGCGGCACCTCCGACGGACGTTTTATCGCCCGCATGGGGGCGCAGGTGGTGGAGCTCGGCCCGGTGAACGCCACCATTCATAAAATCAATGAATGCGTGAAGGCGTCAGATTTGCAGATGCTGAGCCGTATGTATCAGCGCATCATGGAACAGCTGATCGCCTGA
- the ypfH gene encoding esterase, translating to MALHYVIVQQPSTDPAQLFLLYHGVNDNPDSMAQIGSWFARAFPEALVVAVGAPLPGSVPQGRKWYAEIPAHDRSEQQGVDGAMPEFIESVRHWQQQSGVRPEATALIGFSQGSTMVLEGVKAQPDLAGRVVAFSGRYVTLPERASTRTTIHLIHGDYDDQIPMQHAEDAAQRLTALGGDVTLDIVEDLPHAIDDRSMELALNHLRYTVPRRYFDEALSGAKPGDDDVVMMV from the coding sequence ATGGCACTACATTATGTGATTGTTCAGCAACCGAGCACCGACCCCGCGCAGCTGTTTCTGCTGTACCACGGTGTCAACGATAACCCGGACTCGATGGCGCAGATCGGGAGCTGGTTTGCGCGTGCCTTCCCGGAAGCGCTGGTGGTGGCGGTGGGGGCACCCTTGCCCGGCAGCGTACCGCAGGGGCGTAAATGGTATGCCGAAATCCCGGCGCACGATCGTTCCGAACAGCAGGGCGTCGATGGGGCGATGCCGGAATTTATTGAATCGGTGCGCCACTGGCAGCAACAAAGTGGGGTCCGACCGGAAGCCACGGCGCTGATTGGTTTCTCGCAGGGTAGCACCATGGTGCTGGAAGGCGTGAAGGCCCAGCCGGATCTGGCCGGACGCGTGGTGGCGTTCAGTGGACGTTACGTGACGTTACCGGAACGCGCCAGTACCCGTACCACTATCCATCTGATTCACGGCGACTATGATGATCAGATCCCGATGCAGCATGCTGAGGACGCGGCGCAGCGTTTAACGGCGTTGGGCGGTGACGTCACGCTGGATATTGTGGAGGATTTGCCACATGCCATCGACGATCGCAGTATGGAACTGGCGTTGAATCATCTGCGCTATACCGTGCCGCGTCGCTACTTTGACGAAGCGCTGAGCGGTGCGAAACCCGGCGATGATGATGTGGTGATGATGGTGTAA
- the bamC gene encoding outer membrane protein assembly factor BamC produces MRYTVKRSTLATVVGLSTLMLLSACSSDQRYKRQVSGDESYLQAPELHDLKAPAGMILPVQNGDYDVPHAVAKGAVGKELDIRPPAQPLALMNGTRAQFTGNTGVLAVESSRGSIWSQVVNVVQSYKFPIAQRDDAAQQLTTDWVQWNRADEDNQYRGRYQVSVQNQGYQQVLTVRLLELQQSGQTVTTPVQIQRYTAQMLNDLSTGMDKIDTAAQDAAAGRGVGQIAVQSGADDTGLPLLILRSPFNLTWQRLPAALKRAGMEVTDSNRSQGSLNVTYKQPGSGAWDDIGAKDPGLPNGDYKLQVGDLDNRSSLQFIDPKGHVLTQSQNDALVAVMQGALNK; encoded by the coding sequence ATGCGTTATACAGTGAAGCGCTCGACGCTGGCGACTGTGGTGGGTTTGTCCACCCTGATGCTGCTGTCAGCTTGTTCCAGCGATCAGCGTTATAAGCGCCAGGTCAGTGGTGATGAATCTTACTTGCAGGCGCCTGAACTGCATGATTTAAAAGCTCCGGCGGGAATGATTCTGCCTGTGCAGAATGGTGATTATGATGTACCGCACGCCGTTGCCAAAGGCGCGGTAGGTAAAGAACTGGATATTCGTCCGCCTGCTCAGCCGCTGGCGCTGATGAACGGTACACGCGCGCAGTTCACCGGCAATACCGGTGTTCTGGCAGTGGAAAGCAGCCGTGGCTCCATCTGGTCTCAGGTGGTGAACGTGGTGCAGTCGTACAAATTCCCGATCGCCCAGCGTGATGATGCTGCCCAGCAGCTAACCACCGATTGGGTGCAGTGGAACCGTGCGGATGAAGACAATCAGTATCGTGGCCGTTACCAGGTCAGCGTGCAGAATCAGGGCTATCAGCAGGTGCTGACGGTGCGTCTGCTTGAGCTGCAACAGTCAGGCCAGACGGTGACGACGCCGGTTCAAATCCAGCGCTACACCGCGCAGATGTTGAACGACCTCAGCACCGGTATGGATAAGATCGATACCGCAGCTCAGGATGCCGCAGCCGGTCGTGGTGTAGGCCAGATTGCCGTTCAGAGTGGTGCTGATGACACTGGCTTGCCGTTGTTGATTCTGCGTTCGCCGTTCAACCTGACCTGGCAGCGTCTGCCAGCGGCGCTGAAGCGCGCAGGCATGGAAGTGACCGACAGCAATCGCTCGCAGGGCAGTCTGAACGTCACCTACAAGCAGCCGGGCAGCGGCGCGTGGGATGACATTGGTGCGAAAGATCCGGGTTTACCGAACGGCGATTATAAATTGCAGGTCGGTGATCTCGATAACCGCAGCAGCCTACAGTTCATTGATCCTAAAGGTCATGTGCTGACCCAGTCGCAGAATGATGCGCTGGTGGCGGTGATGCAGGGCGCACTGAACAAATAA
- a CDS encoding tRNA(Met) cytidine acetyltransferase TmcA, protein MNLREVSTAMQRAGIRRLCVISGSSAWTSQQVAQWRSTLAGDWLCISEQTDFSATSHAPAALRTLLGREFLHAIFDARHGFHAEAFAALAGTLKAGSWLLLLTPPWQAWASQADADSLRWADVSVAIATPHFTRQLQQSMLDDPQVMLLREGYPARAPQAIAWPEWHCRAPQQQQRILQQLLAMPTGVAVITAARGRGKSALAGMLAREKRPCLVTAPAKVSTDVLAQFAGEHFQFIAPDALLAINPPPQAEWLIIDEAAAIPAPLLAKLVARFPRVLLTTTVQGYEGTGRGFMLRFCASLSDVHYFALDEPLRWSPHDPLEAWLSHVLLFEDAQESAPPSAISLFPASPEQHAEALAAGYRLLASAHYRTSPLDLRRMLDAPGQRFWLAGTPDNVQGALWLVEEGGLDPALAWSVWAGLRRPRGNLVAQSLAAHAGFVEAATLRSRRISRIAVMAAQRQRGIGTALVATARQQAQGCDYLSVSFGYTEALWRFWQRCGFTLVRIGSQREASSGCYAAMAMLALTPAGEMLQQRAARRLARDWPWLQQLIELDLPLEPEGEQQTDDDDLALLAGFAWAQRPWEASFAALQRLVRQHPQPLLHAILVQKQALSQVGSGGRKALMAQLRVEAAQALTDRDASAASRWQQRLASLQ, encoded by the coding sequence ATGAACCTGCGTGAAGTCAGCACGGCGATGCAGCGGGCAGGCATTCGCCGTCTGTGCGTGATCAGCGGCAGCAGCGCATGGACGAGCCAGCAGGTTGCCCAGTGGCGCAGTACCTTAGCAGGTGACTGGCTATGCATCAGCGAACAAACCGATTTCAGCGCGACATCCCATGCCCCAGCGGCGTTACGCACGTTGCTGGGACGGGAATTCCTGCACGCTATTTTTGATGCCCGTCATGGCTTCCATGCCGAAGCGTTTGCCGCGTTGGCGGGTACCCTGAAAGCCGGAAGCTGGCTGTTGTTGCTGACGCCGCCGTGGCAGGCATGGGCCAGCCAGGCGGATGCCGACAGCCTGCGTTGGGCGGATGTCTCCGTCGCGATCGCCACGCCGCATTTCACCCGTCAATTACAACAGAGCATGCTTGATGACCCCCAGGTGATGTTGCTGCGGGAAGGCTATCCCGCGCGTGCACCGCAGGCGATCGCCTGGCCGGAGTGGCACTGTCGGGCACCGCAACAACAGCAGCGTATCCTGCAACAATTACTGGCCATGCCCACCGGGGTGGCGGTCATCACCGCCGCGCGTGGGCGTGGCAAATCTGCGCTGGCGGGTATGCTGGCGCGGGAAAAACGCCCCTGCCTTGTCACCGCCCCCGCGAAAGTCTCCACCGACGTGCTGGCGCAGTTTGCCGGTGAGCATTTTCAGTTTATCGCCCCGGATGCGTTATTGGCGATCAATCCTCCTCCACAGGCGGAGTGGCTGATTATCGATGAAGCGGCGGCGATTCCGGCACCGCTGCTTGCAAAGCTGGTGGCACGCTTTCCGCGTGTGTTGCTGACGACCACGGTACAGGGTTATGAAGGGACCGGGCGCGGTTTTATGCTGCGCTTCTGTGCCTCGTTGTCGGATGTACATTATTTCGCGCTGGATGAGCCACTGCGCTGGTCGCCGCACGATCCGTTAGAAGCCTGGCTCAGTCATGTCCTGTTATTTGAGGACGCGCAGGAGAGTGCGCCGCCGTCTGCGATCTCGCTGTTTCCCGCCTCGCCGGAACAGCATGCCGAAGCCCTGGCTGCGGGGTATCGCTTGTTAGCCAGTGCCCACTATCGTACTTCGCCGCTCGACTTGCGGCGGATGCTGGATGCTCCCGGTCAGCGTTTCTGGCTGGCGGGTACGCCAGACAACGTTCAGGGGGCGTTGTGGTTGGTAGAGGAAGGTGGGCTGGATCCCGCGCTGGCCTGGTCAGTATGGGCAGGGTTGCGTCGTCCCCGTGGAAACCTGGTGGCACAATCGCTGGCCGCCCATGCCGGTTTCGTTGAGGCTGCGACCTTGCGATCGCGACGCATCAGCCGTATCGCGGTGATGGCGGCGCAGCGGCAGCGTGGTATTGGAACCGCGTTGGTCGCGACGGCCCGTCAGCAAGCGCAGGGTTGCGATTATCTCTCGGTGAGTTTTGGCTATACCGAGGCCTTGTGGCGTTTCTGGCAGCGCTGCGGCTTTACCCTGGTACGCATCGGTTCACAGCGCGAAGCCAGTAGCGGATGTTACGCCGCGATGGCGATGCTGGCACTGACGCCAGCAGGCGAAATGTTGCAACAGCGGGCGGCCCGCAGATTGGCGCGTGACTGGCCGTGGCTGCAACAGTTGATTGAACTGGATCTGCCGCTGGAGCCGGAGGGGGAGCAGCAAACCGATGACGATGATCTGGCGTTGCTGGCCGGTTTTGCCTGGGCACAACGTCCGTGGGAGGCCAGCTTCGCGGCTTTGCAGCGCCTGGTACGACAACATCCACAGCCGTTGTTGCACGCCATACTTGTGCAAAAACAAGCGCTGAGTCAGGTGGGGAGTGGCGGGCGCAAAGCCTTGATGGCGCAGCTACGGGTTGAGGCGGCTCAGGCGCTGACAGACAGGGATGCCAGTGCGGCATCTCGCTGGCAACAACGGCTCGCGTCATTGCAATAA
- the dapA gene encoding 4-hydroxy-tetrahydrodipicolinate synthase has protein sequence MFTGSIVALVTPMNDKGNVCRASLKKLIDYHVASGTAAIVSVGTTGESATLSHEEHGDVVMMTLELADGRIPVIAGTGANATAEGISLTKRFTGTGVVGCLTVTPYYNRPTQEGLFQHFKAIAESTDLPQMLYNVPSRTGCDMLPETVARLAEIKNIIGIKEATGNLSRVSQIQELVDDEFILVSGDDGTALDFMQLGGKGVISVTANIAAREMVELCALAQQGNFAEARRLNQRLMHLHQTLFCEPNPIPVKWAAKQLGLIADDTLRLPMTPLTEAGQSKTAQALIKAGLR, from the coding sequence ATGTTCACCGGAAGTATTGTTGCGCTCGTAACGCCAATGAATGACAAAGGCAATGTCTGCCGCGCGAGTTTGAAAAAACTGATTGATTATCATGTCGCCAGCGGCACCGCGGCGATTGTTTCTGTTGGCACCACCGGCGAATCAGCCACCCTCAGCCATGAAGAGCATGGCGATGTGGTGATGATGACCCTCGAACTGGCCGATGGCCGTATTCCGGTGATTGCCGGAACCGGCGCAAATGCCACCGCTGAAGGGATCTCGCTCACCAAACGCTTTACCGGCACCGGTGTGGTGGGTTGCCTGACCGTGACCCCGTATTACAACCGTCCGACGCAGGAAGGATTGTTCCAGCACTTCAAAGCGATTGCGGAAAGCACCGATCTGCCCCAGATGCTGTATAACGTGCCTTCACGAACCGGTTGCGACATGCTGCCGGAAACCGTTGCGCGTCTGGCCGAAATCAAAAATATTATCGGAATCAAAGAGGCAACCGGGAACTTATCGCGGGTTAGTCAGATCCAAGAGCTGGTTGATGATGAATTCATTCTGGTAAGTGGCGATGACGGCACCGCGCTGGACTTCATGCAACTGGGCGGTAAAGGCGTTATTTCGGTCACGGCCAACATTGCGGCTCGTGAAATGGTTGAACTGTGCGCACTGGCGCAGCAGGGCAACTTCGCCGAAGCGCGTCGCCTGAATCAGCGTCTGATGCACCTGCACCAGACGCTTTTCTGTGAACCCAATCCTATCCCGGTGAAATGGGCCGCGAAACAACTAGGATTAATCGCGGATGACACGCTGCGTTTGCCAATGACGCCGCTGACCGAAGCCGGTCAGAGCAAAACGGCGCAGGCATTGATCAAAGCGGGTCTGCGATAA
- the ypfM gene encoding protein YpfM — MVDTELGNWKEFIDAMLRK; from the coding sequence ATGGTTGACACTGAACTGGGGAACTGGAAAGAATTTATTGACGCGATGTTGCGCAAGTAA
- the ypfJ gene encoding KPN_02809 family neutral zinc metallopeptidase gives MRWQGRRESDNVEDRRDQSPGYSGGRQIRLPRGKGGIILLIIVAVAGYYGYDLTALLEGGGNLTSTTQQQRQAKPAQDEAAKFTSVILATTEDTWDKLFQQMGKQYVPPKLVMYRGATRTGCGTGQSVMGPFYCPADQTVYIDLSFYDDMKTKLGAGGDFAQGYVIAHEVGHHVQKLLGIEPKVRQMQQGASQAQVNQLSVKMELQADCFAGVWGHYMQQQNILEVGDLQEALNAAEAIGDDRLQQKSQGRVVPDSFTHGTSQQRYTWFKQGFDSGNPGQCNTFASKG, from the coding sequence ATGCGCTGGCAGGGACGTCGCGAAAGCGACAATGTGGAAGACCGACGCGATCAATCGCCGGGTTACAGCGGTGGTCGACAGATCCGTCTGCCGCGTGGTAAAGGCGGCATCATCCTATTAATCATCGTGGCGGTGGCCGGTTACTACGGCTATGACCTGACGGCGCTGCTTGAAGGTGGCGGCAATCTGACGTCCACCACGCAACAACAGCGTCAGGCGAAACCGGCACAGGATGAAGCCGCAAAATTCACCTCGGTGATCCTGGCGACCACTGAAGATACCTGGGACAAACTGTTTCAGCAGATGGGCAAACAATATGTGCCGCCGAAACTGGTGATGTATCGCGGTGCAACGCGCACCGGCTGTGGTACTGGCCAGTCGGTAATGGGACCTTTCTACTGCCCGGCGGATCAGACCGTCTACATCGACTTGTCTTTTTACGATGACATGAAAACCAAACTCGGTGCGGGCGGAGATTTTGCTCAGGGCTACGTGATTGCGCATGAAGTGGGTCATCATGTGCAGAAATTGTTGGGGATCGAACCCAAAGTACGTCAGATGCAGCAGGGCGCCAGCCAGGCGCAGGTTAATCAATTATCGGTGAAGATGGAACTCCAGGCCGACTGCTTTGCCGGTGTCTGGGGCCATTATATGCAGCAACAGAACATCCTCGAAGTGGGGGATTTGCAGGAAGCGCTGAATGCAGCTGAGGCGATCGGTGATGATCGCTTGCAACAAAAAAGCCAGGGGCGGGTGGTGCCTGATAGCTTTACCCACGGTACGTCGCAGCAGCGTTATACCTGGTTCAAACAGGGTTTTGACAGCGGCAACCCTGGTCAATGCAACACCTTTGCCAGCAAAGGATGA
- the purC gene encoding phosphoribosylaminoimidazolesuccinocarboxamide synthase, with amino-acid sequence MQKRAELYRGKAKTVYSTDNPDLLVLEFRNDTSAGDGARIEQFDRKGMVNNKFNHFIMTKLQEAGIPTQMEALLSDNEALVKKLEMVPVECVVRNRAAGSLVKRLGVEEGMLLNPPLFDLFLKDDAKHDPMVNESYCETFGWVSKENLARMRELTYKANDVLSKMFDDAGLILVDFKLEFGLFKGEVVLGDEFSPDGARLWDKETMDKMDKDRFRQSLGGLIEAYEEVAHRLGVKLD; translated from the coding sequence ATGCAAAAGCGAGCTGAGTTGTATCGCGGTAAAGCGAAAACCGTATACAGCACCGACAATCCGGATCTGCTGGTACTTGAATTCCGCAACGATACGTCAGCAGGAGACGGTGCACGAATCGAGCAGTTTGATCGCAAAGGAATGGTGAACAACAAATTCAACCATTTCATCATGACCAAATTGCAGGAAGCGGGCATTCCGACCCAGATGGAAGCGCTGCTGTCGGATAACGAAGCGCTGGTGAAAAAGCTGGAGATGGTGCCGGTGGAGTGCGTGGTGCGCAACCGTGCGGCAGGGTCACTGGTTAAACGTCTGGGCGTAGAAGAGGGCATGTTGCTCAATCCGCCGCTGTTTGATCTCTTCCTGAAAGATGACGCCAAACACGACCCGATGGTGAACGAATCTTACTGCGAAACCTTTGGTTGGGTGAGCAAAGAGAATCTGGCGCGCATGCGTGAGCTGACCTACAAAGCGAACGACGTGCTGAGCAAAATGTTTGATGACGCCGGTCTGATCCTGGTCGACTTCAAACTGGAGTTTGGTCTGTTCAAAGGCGAAGTCGTACTCGGCGATGAGTTCTCACCAGACGGCGCACGTCTGTGGGACAAAGAGACGATGGACAAAATGGACAAAGACCGTTTCCGTCAGAGCCTGGGCGGCCTGATCGAAGCCTATGAAGAAGTGGCGCACCGTCTGGGCGTGAAACTGGATTAA
- a CDS encoding YpfN family protein, with the protein MEWLKEYWWILVILLMVGILMNVYKDLKRIDHKKFMENKPDLPPHRDFNDKWDDDDDWPKKK; encoded by the coding sequence ATGGAATGGTTGAAAGAGTATTGGTGGATCCTGGTGATCCTGCTGATGGTCGGTATTTTGATGAACGTCTACAAAGACCTGAAACGTATCGACCATAAAAAATTTATGGAAAACAAACCGGATCTGCCGCCACATCGTGATTTCAACGACAAGTGGGACGATGACGACGACTGGCCCAAGAAGAAATAA